In one window of Vulpes vulpes isolate BD-2025 chromosome 1, VulVul3, whole genome shotgun sequence DNA:
- the LOC112928525 gene encoding free fatty acid receptor 2, whose protein sequence is MTNWRSPLILTAYIVIFLTGLPANLLALRAFIGRVRQPHPAPVHILLLSLTLADLLLLLLLPFKMIEAAYDFRWYLPELLCALTGFGFYSSIYCSTWLLAGISIERYLGVAFPVQYKLSRKPVYGVIAAVIAWVMSFGHCTIVIIGQYWNSTHNATSESGITCYENFTKAQLDVVLPVRLELCLFLFFVPMVITIFCYWRFVWIMLTQPHVGAQRRRRAVGLAVVTLLNFLVCFGPYNVSHLVGFFTKKSPLWRAEAVVFSSLNASLDPLLFYFSSSAVRRAFGRGLQILRHQSASLLGRRGKETTEGTSGDRGVSQAEGAPSSDFTTE, encoded by the coding sequence ATGACAAACTGGCGCAGCCCCCTCATCCTCACGGCCTACATCGTCATCTTCCTCACCGGCCTCCCCGCCAACCTCCTGGCCCTGCGGGCCTTCATAGGACGGGTCCGCCAGCCCCACCCGGCCCCCGTGCACATCCTGCTGCTCAGCCTGACGCTGGCGgacctcctgctgctgctgctgctgcccttcAAGATGATCGAGGCCGCGTACGACTTCCGCTGGTACCTGCCCGAGTTACTCTGCGCCCTCACGGGGTTCGGCTTCTACAGCAGCATCTACTGCAGCACGTGGCTCCTGGCGGGCATCAGCATCGAGCGCTACCTGGGAGTGGCCTTCCCCGTGCAGTACAAGCTGTCCCGCAAGCCGGTGTACGGAGTGATTGCGGCCGTGATCGCCTGGGTCATGTCCTTCGGTCACTGCACCATCGTGATCATCGGCCAGTACTGGAACTCAACCCATAATGCCACAAGTGAGAGTGGCATCACCTGCTATGAGAACTTCACCAAAGCTCAGCTGGATGTGGTGCTTCCTGTGAGGCTGGAGCTGTGCCTCTTCCTGTTCTTTGTCCCCATGGTGATCACCATCTTCTGCTACTGGCGCTTTGTGTGGATCATGCTCACCCAGCCCCACGTGGGGGCTCAGAGGCGGCGCAGAGCTGTAGGGCTGGCTGTCGTGACGCTCCTTAATTTCCTGGTGTGCTTCGGGCCTTACAACGTATCCCACTTGGTGGGGTTTTTCACGAAGAAGAGCCCCCTGTGGAGGGCTGAAGCCGTGGTATTCAGTTCCCTCAATGCCAGTCTGGACCCCctgcttttctatttctcttcgTCAGCTGTGCGTAGAGCCTTTGGAAGGGGGCTGCAGATCCTGAGGCATCAGAGCGCCTCCCTGCTGGGGCGCAGAGGCAAAGAGACAACAGAGGGGACGAGCGGGGACAGGGGTGTGAGTCAAGCAGAGGGAGCTCCGAGTTCTGACTTCACCACAGAATAG